The DNA sequence TCCTTAGTGAGCTCGAGTTCCCTCAACACCTTATCAGCTTCCCCTCTTCTTAACATCTCTATCACCCCTGAGAATGTCGCACTGCTGGCATCGCCCTCCCTGATCTTCTCCCCGAGCTCAGGATCCTTCAGCTTCACGTAGGAGATGAGCTTCTCCTTGGTGAATCCCGGCCCTCCAATCACTATTGCCTTAGGCTTAACCTTGCTGTTCAGTTCATGCAGGACGCTTAGGACCTCCGAGAAGTACCTCCTCTCCTCCCCCTCCCTCCCCCTCAGGTCTTCCATCTTGGAAGGGAGCTTTGATCTTACATAAGCTACTTCCTCGGCTCTGATAGGGTTTACCCTAGCTATAGTAGCTCCTTCGTCGTCTATTGCCACTAGAACAAGCTCTCCCTTCTCTGAAAGACTTTCTGCTTTCTTAAGAATATCTAAATGAGCTTTTTTCCAGGATTTCTTGATTACCGTGAGTACGGAGCCCTCGTCAACGGAGAAGGTGTGGTGTTGCCCTTGAATCCCGAACTTGTCAGGTCCAACCCTTACTACACCGGAGATCCTCAACCTGGATGAGTAGTGATCTAGCTTAACCTTATCGACCTCTATCGTAAGCGTCATAGGGACCCTCTCCCCGCTATCAGCTCTTATCCCATCTTGCTTGACCCTCCTGAGAGTCCTCATTGTCACGAGATCCCCCTTCTCGATCACTGCGGATAACCAGTACATATCGTTCAAGTTTTCTATCTTTATTTTCACGATTCCCCTCTTAAGATCTTCCTCCAGGATCCTCAAGGATTTCACCTATAAGTCTCACTGGATGGTATATATCGCGAGACCGGCGCCCTTCCTCACTATATCCTTGGCGACGTTCCCTACTATAGCCTTGACACCGACCTCGTAAGCTCGGTCAAGTATCCTTTGGGTGATCACTCTATCATAAACTATATACCTCACGCCCTTAAGGTCGTTGAGCTCATTCAGGAGCTCCCCTACCGAAGTCTCCTTCATAACGTTGAGGTCATCGTCTAGGAAGATGACCTTATCCGTATTTCTGACCCTCTCGTAAAATCCTCTGAACATTTCTGGAATCCTCAATAATCTCTCATCTACATCATACGAGGTCGTCCTACTCTCAGAAACGGGCTTAGATTCTACTTGGACGTACTTCTCTCTCATAAGCGATATGCCTAACTCCCTCCTCACATCATCGGCTGGGACAGCTGAGGATAACGCTTTTCTTATCTCCTTAGCTGTCAACTCCTCCACAACCTTCCCATCAGGCGCTCTAGCCACATAATCGATATCTGTCTGCTCTAATAAGGTTCTCAGAACCATCTCTCCACCTCTATCCCCATCAACGAAGGCTATAGCTTCCTTCTCAGATATCAGCTTTACTAGGGATTTAGGGACCCTCTCTAAAGCTCCGCCCATCGCTATTACGTTATCGAAGCCGTACTTCAACAGGTTCATCACGTCAGCTCTACCCTCAACCACTATTATCTCAGGAGACTCCTCGATACCCCTGCCTGCTGGGAGCTGTTCCTCCCCATAAAGCATGAAACTCGACTTAGCGCTCTCCCTTTCAACGAATTCTATAAGCCTCCTGAAGCTATCCTCCTTCTCTATGGACCAGTTCTTCAGTATCTCAGTAGCCCTCCTAGCGATTTCGTTTCTCCTCTCCTCCCTCTCATCTACTATCCTTATTAGCTTGAAGCTAGCCTGATAAGGCCCGACCTTATCGATTGTTTCCATTGCAGCAATGAGGAGAGCTGTTCTAACCTTATCCAGCCCTGAATACAGCTCTACTACACCCTTAGACCCTTCTCCCTCCCTCCTCAGCTTTATGTTTATCCTACCAATTTTCCCAGTTCTTTGAAGTTCCTTGAGCTCCAACTCAGGCCCCAAGAGGCCCTCCAGTTGTCCGAATATGGCGCCTATGACATCACTCGTCTCCACAACCCCGTTAACCGATACTTCGAGCTTAGCTATGTACTTAGGATGGAAAGCATCCTTCTTACCTTCCATCAAGTTAAACCTCCCTCTCTGATACACTGTCCGCCCGCCAACTAGTCCCCAGAGGTCATCGATCAGCCCACGCTTTCCTCCCTACCTCCGAGGTCATCGAGTGGCGGGCGGTAATTATACGACACTTGCCGCTAATATAATCTCTTCGGATGAGTCGGTACTGAGTAACGCTTATAGCTCTCATACCTGAGGTGAGGCGGATGAATCATGGGAACGGTAAGAGAGAGGGCCATTAAGAGGGTAGCTTATAAGCTCGTGAAACAGTATCCGGACCTCTGGACGGAGGACTTCGAGCATAATAAGATAATACTATCTCAGATAGCTGAGATAAAATCTAAAACATACAGGAACAGAATAGCTGGCTATATAACTCGTCTGAAGGTTAGAGAGAGACAGGGAACCCTCATATAGTCTGCAGAGGTCTTCAACCACCTGATTTTCATCGATTTCATCGATTTCAATGGAATGGTTTTTGAAGGGAGAAGGTCCGGGGAAGAGGATGCTGAATGAACGTACACTTCCTGCGACTGAGAGAGAGTATTCTAAGCAGAGATGCGAAGATATCTGTGATAGGGCAAGGTTACATAGGCCTCCCCACAGCTCTCCTCTTAGCTGATTCTGGTTTTAGGGTAGTTGGATATGATGTGAACCCTGAGATAGTAGAAGAGCTCTCCAACGGTGAGACTAGGATGGAAAGCGAAAGGGGGATAAGGGACCTCCTCCTTAAGCATCTAGGACGTAATTACTTCCCAACAAACGATCACAGAGAACTGACAGGGTCCGACGTAATCATAATAGCTGTTCCCACTCCAAGGAAAGACGGATCGGCGGATTTGAGTATGGTCTTACAAGCAATTGAGTTATCAGAATCTACTATCAGCAGAGGTGGCCTCATAGTAGTTGAGAGCACGCTTCCACCAAGGACGTTTGAGGGCGTTATACTAACGGAGATAAGGAGAGCGGGTTTTAGGTTAGGGGAGGATATCTTCGTCGCATACTGTCCTGAGAGAGCCATGCCGGGGGATCTAATCGAGGAGCTGATTAAGAGCTATAGG is a window from the Candidatus Korarchaeum sp. genome containing:
- a CDS encoding 30S ribosomal protein S17e, encoding MGTVRERAIKRVAYKLVKQYPDLWTEDFEHNKIILSQIAEIKSKTYRNRIAGYITRLKVRERQGTLI
- the dnaG gene encoding DNA primase DnaG is translated as MEGKKDAFHPKYIAKLEVSVNGVVETSDVIGAIFGQLEGLLGPELELKELQRTGKIGRINIKLRREGEGSKGVVELYSGLDKVRTALLIAAMETIDKVGPYQASFKLIRIVDEREERRNEIARRATEILKNWSIEKEDSFRRLIEFVERESAKSSFMLYGEEQLPAGRGIEESPEIIVVEGRADVMNLLKYGFDNVIAMGGALERVPKSLVKLISEKEAIAFVDGDRGGEMVLRTLLEQTDIDYVARAPDGKVVEELTAKEIRKALSSAVPADDVRRELGISLMREKYVQVESKPVSESRTTSYDVDERLLRIPEMFRGFYERVRNTDKVIFLDDDLNVMKETSVGELLNELNDLKGVRYIVYDRVITQRILDRAYEVGVKAIVGNVAKDIVRKGAGLAIYTIQ
- a CDS encoding mRNA surveillance protein pelota, which translates into the protein MRILEEDLKRGIVKIKIENLNDMYWLSAVIEKGDLVTMRTLRRVKQDGIRADSGERVPMTLTIEVDKVKLDHYSSRLRISGVVRVGPDKFGIQGQHHTFSVDEGSVLTVIKKSWKKAHLDILKKAESLSEKGELVLVAIDDEGATIARVNPIRAEEVAYVRSKLPSKMEDLRGREGEERRYFSEVLSVLHELNSKVKPKAIVIGGPGFTKEKLISYVKLKDPELGEKIREGDASSATFSGVIEMLRRGEADKVLRELELTKDMMNVDEIFNLLAKGSELVVYGLKEVIGVVDQGAAELVLISSSLFFDPDIRGDVFYLLEGCERTRAEFRIINSESEPGEKLESIGGIAAKLRYKIYS